One window of Psychrobacillus sp. FSL H8-0483 genomic DNA carries:
- a CDS encoding SIS domain-containing protein: MFNLTPEQIIDNNAEHTTREIHHQPVVWQELMKDFLEQQATYKEFLASIYNKHDHVRIILTGAGTSAFVGDTLVPELYRHNRKNVQFESIPTTDIVSNPTAYLYKDTPTILVSFARSGNSPESVATVSLGQQIVKDFYQVVITCNKDGQLAKNIQGDANCMTLLMPEKSNDQSLAMTSSFTSMIIAAYALFTEEVFTPAVAQQVIDCAQTLIDKLGDSVDAVLGFEFERIVYLGSGPLAQLSHEAALKMLELSGGQVVAIHESSLGFRHGPKSILNDKSVVALFMSQNPYTRKYDLDILRELAAAKSGMKIVALTEKKDEEVEKLADWVVTVNAGTETLGNDFNLAVLYVIFAQALALKKSIKLGITPDNPSPDGAISRVVKGVTIYDYPN, from the coding sequence TATCGACAATAATGCGGAACATACGACGAGGGAGATACATCACCAACCAGTAGTATGGCAGGAATTGATGAAGGACTTTTTGGAACAACAAGCTACATATAAAGAATTTCTAGCTTCTATTTACAATAAGCATGATCATGTGCGTATTATCTTAACAGGTGCGGGTACATCTGCATTTGTGGGCGATACATTAGTTCCAGAATTATATAGACATAATCGAAAGAATGTTCAGTTTGAATCTATTCCAACAACGGATATTGTTTCAAATCCAACGGCTTACTTATATAAGGATACACCGACAATCCTAGTATCATTTGCACGCTCTGGCAACAGTCCAGAAAGTGTTGCGACCGTTTCATTAGGACAGCAGATTGTGAAGGACTTTTATCAAGTAGTTATTACTTGTAATAAGGACGGACAATTAGCAAAAAATATTCAAGGTGATGCTAATTGTATGACATTGCTTATGCCAGAAAAATCGAATGACCAATCGTTAGCGATGACGAGCAGTTTTACAAGCATGATAATCGCTGCTTATGCGTTATTTACGGAAGAAGTTTTCACACCAGCAGTTGCCCAACAAGTGATTGATTGTGCACAGACATTAATTGACAAGCTTGGTGACTCGGTTGATGCAGTACTTGGATTTGAATTCGAACGAATTGTCTATTTAGGTTCAGGTCCACTTGCTCAACTGTCACATGAAGCAGCTTTGAAAATGCTTGAACTATCGGGTGGGCAAGTTGTTGCGATTCATGAATCGTCACTTGGTTTTCGTCATGGTCCTAAGTCGATTTTGAATGACAAATCAGTGGTAGCGCTATTTATGTCGCAAAATCCTTACACTAGAAAGTATGACTTGGATATTTTACGCGAATTAGCAGCAGCGAAATCGGGTATGAAAATTGTCGCACTAACAGAAAAAAAAGATGAAGAAGTTGAGAAGTTGGCGGATTGGGTCGTCACGGTGAATGCAGGAACAGAAACACTTGGTAATGACTTTAACCTGGCTGTCTTATATGTGATTTTTGCGCAAGCATTGGCGTTGAAAAAATCGATTAAATTAGGGATTACACCGGATAATCCAAGTCCAGATGGCGCAATTAGTCGAGTTGTCAAAGGTGTAACGATTTACGACTATCCAAATTAA